One genomic region from Microbispora sp. ZYX-F-249 encodes:
- a CDS encoding Fur family transcriptional regulator, translating to MIAPRTPTTAEELRGAGLRVTAARVALLETVRSGDHLDVEAIASGVRDRVGHVSLQAVYEALHALTAAGLVRRIEPAGSPARFEGRVGDNHHHVVCRSCGVVADVDCAAGEAPCLTASDDHGFTIDEADVIYWGLCPGCSNARAS from the coding sequence ATGATCGCGCCCAGGACTCCGACCACCGCCGAGGAGCTGCGCGGGGCCGGCCTGCGGGTGACGGCCGCCCGCGTCGCACTGCTCGAGACCGTCCGCAGCGGTGACCACCTCGACGTCGAGGCGATCGCCTCCGGGGTCCGCGATCGCGTGGGCCACGTCTCCCTGCAAGCCGTGTACGAGGCCCTCCATGCCCTGACCGCAGCGGGACTCGTCCGCCGCATCGAACCGGCCGGCAGCCCGGCCCGGTTCGAGGGCCGCGTCGGCGACAACCACCACCACGTCGTGTGCCGGTCGTGCGGTGTCGTCGCCGACGTCGACTGCGCGGCCGGCGAGGCGCCGTGCCTGACCGCCTCCGACGACCACGGCTTCACGATCGACGAGGCCGACGTCATCTACTGGGGCCTGTGCCCCGGCTGTTCCAACGCCCGCGCTTCCTGA
- the katG gene encoding catalase/peroxidase HPI gives MTENHDAIVVDPKTEGESGCPVAHTRAPHPTQGNANHQWWPERLNLKILAKNPAVANPLGEDYDYREAFKSLDLAAVKRDIAEVLTTSQDWWPADFGHYGPLMVRMAWHSAGTYRISDGRGGAGTGQQRFAPLNSWPDNGNLDKARRLLWPVKKKYGKKISWADLLILTGNVALESMGFKTFGFAGGRVDAWEPDDDVYWGPETTWLGDERYSGDRELENPLAAVQMGLIYVNPEGPNGNPDPLAAARDIRETFRRMAMNDEETVALIAGGHTFGKTHGAGPADNVGPDPEAAPIEQQGLGWKNSYGTGKGGDTITSGLEVIWTPTPTTWDNTFFEVLFGYEWELFKSPAGANQWRPKDGAGAGTVPDAHDPSKRHAPTMLTTDLALRFDPIYEQISRRFLENPDEFADAFARAWFKLTHRDMGPVARYLGPEVPSEVLLWQDPLPERTYELVDAADIAALKEQILASGLSVSQLVSTAWASAASFRGSDKRGGANGARVRLQPQIGWEVNDPDQLAAVLRTLESVQQSFNAAQTGGKQVSLADVIVLAGCAAVEKAAKDAGFDVEVPFTPGRVDASQEQTDVESFAALEPTADGFRNYYGKGNRLPAEYLLIDRANLLNLSAPEMTVLVGGLRVLGANYRQSKLGVLTETPEVLTNDFFVNLLDLGTEWKSASEDQTTFEARDAATGEVKWTGTRADLVFGANSELRAVAEVYASDDAKEKFVQDFVKAWDKVMNLDRFDLI, from the coding sequence TTGACCGAGAACCACGACGCAATCGTTGTCGACCCGAAGACGGAGGGTGAAAGCGGCTGCCCGGTCGCGCACACGCGCGCCCCGCACCCGACCCAGGGCAACGCCAACCACCAGTGGTGGCCGGAGCGGCTCAACCTCAAGATCCTCGCCAAGAACCCCGCCGTGGCCAACCCCCTCGGCGAGGACTACGACTACCGTGAGGCGTTCAAGTCTCTCGACCTCGCGGCCGTGAAGCGGGACATCGCCGAGGTGCTGACCACCTCGCAGGACTGGTGGCCGGCCGACTTCGGCCACTACGGCCCGCTCATGGTCCGGATGGCGTGGCACAGCGCGGGCACCTACCGGATCAGCGACGGCCGCGGCGGCGCCGGCACGGGCCAGCAGCGGTTCGCCCCGCTCAACAGCTGGCCCGACAACGGGAACCTCGACAAGGCCCGCCGCCTGCTGTGGCCGGTCAAGAAGAAGTACGGCAAGAAGATCTCCTGGGCCGACCTCCTGATCCTCACGGGCAACGTCGCCCTGGAGTCGATGGGCTTCAAGACCTTCGGCTTCGCCGGCGGCCGCGTGGACGCCTGGGAGCCCGACGACGACGTCTACTGGGGTCCCGAGACCACCTGGCTCGGCGACGAGCGCTACAGCGGCGACCGTGAGCTGGAGAACCCGCTCGCCGCGGTCCAGATGGGCCTCATCTACGTCAACCCGGAGGGCCCGAACGGCAACCCGGACCCGCTCGCCGCGGCCCGCGACATCCGTGAGACGTTCCGCCGCATGGCGATGAACGACGAGGAGACGGTCGCCCTCATCGCGGGTGGCCACACCTTCGGCAAGACCCACGGCGCCGGCCCGGCCGACAACGTCGGTCCCGACCCCGAGGCCGCCCCGATCGAGCAGCAGGGCCTGGGCTGGAAGAACAGCTACGGCACCGGCAAGGGCGGCGACACGATCACCAGCGGCCTCGAGGTCATCTGGACGCCCACCCCGACCACGTGGGACAACACCTTCTTCGAGGTCCTCTTCGGCTATGAGTGGGAGCTGTTCAAGAGCCCCGCCGGCGCCAACCAGTGGCGGCCTAAGGACGGCGCCGGGGCGGGCACCGTCCCCGACGCCCACGACCCGTCGAAGCGTCACGCCCCGACGATGCTGACGACCGACCTCGCGCTCCGGTTCGACCCGATCTACGAGCAGATCTCGCGGCGCTTCCTGGAGAACCCCGACGAGTTCGCGGACGCCTTCGCCCGTGCGTGGTTCAAGCTGACCCACCGCGACATGGGGCCGGTCGCCCGCTACCTCGGCCCGGAGGTTCCGAGCGAGGTGCTGCTGTGGCAGGACCCGCTGCCGGAGCGGACGTACGAACTCGTCGACGCCGCGGACATCGCCGCCCTCAAGGAGCAGATCCTCGCCTCGGGCCTGTCGGTGTCCCAGCTCGTCTCCACCGCATGGGCGTCGGCCGCGTCCTTCCGCGGCAGCGACAAGCGGGGCGGCGCCAACGGCGCGCGTGTGCGCCTGCAGCCGCAGATCGGGTGGGAGGTCAACGACCCCGACCAGCTCGCGGCCGTGCTGCGCACCCTGGAGAGCGTGCAGCAGTCGTTCAACGCCGCCCAGACCGGCGGCAAGCAGGTCTCCCTCGCCGACGTGATCGTGCTCGCCGGGTGCGCCGCCGTGGAGAAGGCCGCCAAGGACGCGGGCTTCGACGTCGAGGTCCCCTTCACCCCGGGTCGCGTGGACGCGTCGCAGGAGCAGACGGACGTGGAGTCGTTCGCCGCGCTCGAGCCGACCGCCGACGGGTTCCGCAACTACTACGGGAAGGGCAACCGGCTTCCCGCCGAGTACCTGCTCATCGACCGGGCGAACCTGCTGAACCTCAGCGCCCCCGAGATGACGGTCCTCGTCGGCGGCCTGCGCGTCCTGGGCGCCAACTACCGGCAGTCGAAGCTCGGCGTCCTCACCGAGACCCCCGAGGTCCTGACCAACGACTTCTTCGTCAACCTGCTCGACCTGGGCACGGAGTGGAAGTCGGCCTCGGAGGACCAGACCACGTTCGAGGCGCGCGACGCCGCCACGGGCGAGGTCAAGTGGACCGGCACCCGGGCCGACCTCGTCTTCGGGGCCAACTCCGAGCTGCGCGCGGTCGCGGAGGTCTACGCCAGCGACGACGCCAAGGAGAAGTTCGTGCAGGACTTCGTCAAGGCGTGGGACAAGGTGATGAACCTCGACCGGTTCGACCTGATCTGA
- a CDS encoding alpha/beta fold hydrolase, with translation MAQPAPAAAVTHRLVPSPAGRIHVVEQGSGPLVLLVHGFPESWYSWRHQLPVLAAAGYRAVALDVRGYGRSSKPGDVAAYRMLELVEDNVAVVHALGEPTAVIVGHDWGATIAANSALVRPEVFRAVGLLSVPYAPRGGPRPSEVFARMGGEEEFYAGYFQEPGRAEDEIEPDVRGWLAGFYAALSADTMPSAGAPDPHFVSRGGRLRDRFPSGRMPAWLGQDDLDFYAAEFERTGLTGALNRYRNMDRDWEDLAGFDGAAITQPSLFIGGALDASTTWMADAIAAYPVTLPGLVSSRVLDGCGHWIQQERRDEVNDILTGWLASLPA, from the coding sequence ATGGCGCAGCCCGCTCCCGCCGCGGCGGTCACACATCGTCTGGTCCCGTCTCCCGCCGGTCGCATCCACGTCGTGGAGCAGGGCTCGGGGCCGCTGGTGCTGCTGGTGCACGGGTTCCCCGAGTCCTGGTATTCGTGGCGCCACCAACTGCCCGTGCTGGCCGCGGCCGGCTACCGGGCCGTCGCTCTGGACGTCAGGGGCTATGGCCGCTCCTCCAAGCCCGGGGACGTCGCCGCGTACCGGATGCTGGAGCTGGTCGAGGACAACGTCGCGGTCGTGCACGCCCTGGGCGAGCCGACCGCGGTGATCGTGGGTCACGACTGGGGCGCGACCATCGCCGCGAACTCCGCCCTCGTGCGGCCCGAGGTCTTCCGCGCGGTCGGCCTGCTGAGCGTGCCGTACGCTCCGCGCGGCGGGCCGCGGCCCAGCGAGGTGTTCGCGCGGATGGGCGGAGAGGAGGAGTTCTACGCCGGCTACTTCCAGGAGCCCGGCCGGGCCGAGGACGAGATCGAGCCGGACGTCCGCGGCTGGCTCGCCGGCTTCTACGCCGCCCTGTCCGCCGACACCATGCCCTCCGCCGGTGCCCCGGACCCGCACTTCGTGTCCCGGGGCGGAAGGCTGCGCGACCGCTTCCCCTCCGGCCGGATGCCCGCCTGGCTCGGCCAGGACGATCTCGACTTCTACGCCGCCGAGTTCGAACGGACCGGCCTGACCGGGGCGCTGAACCGCTACCGGAACATGGACCGGGACTGGGAGGACCTCGCCGGCTTCGACGGTGCCGCCATCACACAGCCGTCGCTGTTCATCGGCGGCGCGCTGGACGCCTCCACGACCTGGATGGCCGACGCCATCGCGGCCTACCCGGTCACGCTGCCGGGCCTGGTCTCCTCGCGCGTGCTCGACGGCTGCGGCCACTGGATCCAGCAGGAACGCCGAGACGAGGTCAACGACATCCTGACCGGCTGGCTCGCCTCCCTGCCAGCCTGA
- a CDS encoding erythromycin esterase family protein, whose translation MDDRLFSDRRDAGSVLAGLLGHYRDLPGVVVLGLPPGGVPVAYEVATGLGHPLDALPVRKLGTPGREELAMGAISGGGVIVLDEDVVRGLGIQSDTIRQVVEREARELARRERAYRGDAPAPELRGKTVIIVDDGLATGAGLRAAVRAVRQREPARIVVAVPAAPRSTCQELSALVDEVVCATTPTPFFSAGESYWNFSRITDDEVRKLLRAAVARVPARARATSARTGLAALRSQLVPTRDGVPSDEVLCGLVGDARFVLIGEASHGTHEFYAARAHMTRRLIEEKGFVAVAVEADWPDAYRVNRYVRGRGDDASAEEALRGFRRFPTWMWRNADVLEFAGWLREHNERLDERARAGFYGLDLYSLHHSADEVIAYLDTVDPGAAGRARDRYACFDHSDGDDGQAYGFAAAFGAGESCERRVVDQLVDLQRNALRYQRAQGLLGEDEFFHAERNAAVVAAAERYYRTMFGGRVSSWNLRDRHMADTLFALAEHLGWQRGEPARIVVWAHNSHLGDARATEMGARGELNLGRLVREHNPEDCRLIGFTTYTGTVTAAGDWGHPAERKNVRPALPGSVEELFHEVGRAEFLVDLARPAGAADALRGALLERAIGVVYRPATERRSHYFQTRLPDQFDAVVHIDETGAVEPLERTARWERGEVPETYPAGV comes from the coding sequence ATGGACGATCGCCTGTTTTCGGATCGCCGGGACGCGGGCTCGGTGCTCGCGGGGCTCCTCGGGCACTACCGGGACTTGCCCGGCGTCGTCGTCCTCGGCCTGCCGCCCGGCGGTGTGCCCGTGGCGTACGAGGTGGCGACGGGCCTGGGGCACCCGCTCGACGCGCTGCCGGTGCGCAAGCTCGGCACGCCCGGCCGCGAGGAGCTCGCGATGGGGGCGATCTCCGGCGGCGGAGTGATCGTGCTCGACGAGGACGTCGTCCGCGGGCTCGGCATCCAGTCCGACACCATCCGGCAGGTGGTGGAGCGGGAGGCCCGCGAGCTGGCGAGGCGGGAGCGGGCCTACCGCGGCGACGCGCCCGCGCCGGAGCTGCGCGGCAAGACCGTGATCATCGTGGACGACGGGCTGGCGACCGGCGCGGGCCTGCGCGCCGCAGTCCGCGCGGTCCGGCAGCGGGAGCCCGCCCGGATCGTGGTCGCCGTGCCCGCCGCGCCGCGGTCCACCTGCCAGGAGCTGTCGGCTCTGGTGGACGAGGTCGTCTGCGCGACCACGCCCACGCCTTTCTTCTCGGCGGGGGAGTCGTACTGGAACTTCAGCCGGATCACCGACGACGAGGTGCGCAAGCTGCTGCGCGCGGCGGTCGCCCGGGTCCCGGCGCGGGCCCGGGCCACGTCCGCGCGGACCGGCCTCGCGGCCCTGCGCTCGCAGCTCGTCCCCACACGGGACGGCGTCCCCTCCGACGAGGTGCTGTGCGGCCTCGTCGGCGACGCGCGGTTCGTGCTGATCGGCGAGGCGTCGCACGGCACCCACGAGTTCTACGCCGCGCGCGCCCACATGACGCGGCGGCTCATCGAGGAGAAGGGCTTCGTCGCCGTGGCGGTGGAGGCCGACTGGCCCGACGCGTACCGGGTGAACCGGTACGTCCGGGGGCGCGGCGACGACGCGTCCGCGGAGGAGGCGCTGCGCGGCTTCCGGCGTTTCCCCACCTGGATGTGGCGGAACGCGGACGTGCTGGAGTTCGCCGGGTGGCTGCGCGAGCACAACGAGCGGCTGGACGAGCGGGCGCGGGCCGGTTTCTACGGGCTCGACCTCTACAGCCTGCACCACTCCGCCGACGAGGTCATCGCGTACCTGGACACGGTGGATCCCGGCGCGGCGGGACGGGCCCGCGACCGATATGCCTGCTTCGACCACAGCGACGGCGACGACGGGCAGGCGTACGGCTTCGCCGCCGCCTTCGGCGCGGGGGAGTCGTGCGAGCGGCGGGTGGTCGACCAACTCGTCGACCTCCAGCGCAACGCGCTGCGCTACCAGCGGGCGCAGGGGCTGCTCGGCGAGGACGAGTTCTTCCACGCCGAGCGGAACGCGGCGGTCGTGGCGGCCGCCGAGCGCTACTACCGCACGATGTTCGGCGGCCGGGTGTCGTCGTGGAACCTGCGCGACCGGCACATGGCCGACACGCTGTTCGCGCTGGCCGAGCACCTCGGCTGGCAGCGCGGCGAGCCGGCGAGGATCGTGGTGTGGGCGCACAACTCCCACCTCGGCGACGCGCGGGCGACGGAGATGGGCGCGCGCGGTGAGCTCAACCTCGGCCGGCTGGTGCGCGAGCACAACCCGGAGGACTGCCGGCTCATCGGCTTCACCACCTACACCGGCACCGTCACGGCGGCCGGCGACTGGGGCCACCCGGCCGAGCGGAAGAACGTGCGCCCGGCGCTGCCCGGCTCCGTCGAGGAGCTGTTCCACGAGGTCGGGCGCGCGGAGTTCCTGGTCGATCTCGCCCGACCGGCCGGCGCGGCGGACGCGCTGCGCGGGGCGCTGCTCGAACGGGCCATCGGAGTCGTGTACCGCCCGGCCACGGAACGGCGGAGCCACTACTTCCAGACCCGCCTGCCCGACCAGTTCGACGCGGTCGTGCACATCGACGAGACCGGCGCCGTGGAGCCCCTGGAGCGTACGGCCCGCTGGGAGCGCGGAGAGGTCCCGGAAACCTACCCGGCGGGGGTCTGA